In Tachysurus fulvidraco isolate hzauxx_2018 chromosome 25, HZAU_PFXX_2.0, whole genome shotgun sequence, the following proteins share a genomic window:
- the ino80c gene encoding INO80 complex subunit C, translating into MAAQCPSESFITGETNPAVNNNVKHLSITPSVQAKGKKRAVSPAAQMLTQPSSNNNKRRKVQSVSGVSHTQALPVELADGKLVPTVDGISEPVTKPLSFKDPNFVHSGIGGVAAGKKNRTWKNLKQILAAERALPWNVCDPNYYNIDAPPSMKPPKKYSDISGLPANYTDPQTKLRFTSTEEFSYIRLLPTDVVTGYLTLRKATCIVP; encoded by the exons ATGGCTGCTCAGTGTCCATCTGAGTCATTTATCACAGGAGAGACAAATCCTGCGGTTAATAACAACGTTAAACATTTATCAATAACACCGAGTGTTCAAGCTAAAGGGAAGAAACGAGCCGTTAGCCCGGCGGCTCAAATGCTAACACAGCcgagcagcaacaacaacaaacggAGGAAAGTTCAGTCAGTATCAGGAGTCAGTCACACGCAG GCTCTCCCAGTGGAACTGGCAGATGGAAAGTTGGTTCCTACAGTGGATGGAATTTCAGAACCAGTTACAAAGCCTCTGTCTTTTAAAGACCCCAACTTTGTG CACTCCGGTATTGGAGGAGTGGCTGCAGGGAAAAAGAATCGGACATGGAAGAACCTTAAGCAGATTCTGGCAGCAGAGAGAGCACTGCCTTGGAATGTCTGTGATCCTAACT ATTATAATATAGATGCTCCTCCTTCCATGAAGCCTCCTAAAAAGTATTCTGATATCTCAGGCTTACCG GCAAACTACACAGACCCTCAGACTAAGCTGCGATTTACCTCGACCGAAGAGTTTTCATACATCCGTCTACTGCCTACAGATGTCGTGACAGGATACCTGACACTGCGAAAGGCCACCTGCATCGTGCCCTGA